Genomic segment of Nocardiopsis mwathae:
TCGTCGGCCACTCCCTGGGCGGCATGATCGCCGCACGCTACGCACAGGCGCACCCCGGAGAGGTCGCCGCGCTCGCGCTCTCCGGGCCGGTCCTGGGCCGCTGGCACGTCGCCGAGGAGCTGCTGGCGCAGGAGGAGATCCCGAGTACGCCCATCGACCCGGACGCGCTCTCGCGCGACCCGCAGGTGGGCGCCGACTACGTCGGCGACGACCTCGTCTGGCACGGCCCGTTCAAACGGACGACGCTGCAGGCCATCGACACCGAACTGAAGCGCATCACCGCGGACGGGAGCATCGGCGCGATACCGCTGCTGTGGCTGCACGGCTCCGACGACGGCATCGTGCCGATGGCGGGAACGCGCGGCGGGATCGACGCGCTGGCCGGAGACGACGTGACGACGCGGATCATCTCCGGGGCGCGGCACGAGGTGTTCAACGAGACCGACCGGGAGGAGACCCTCGACGAGGTCGCCCGCTTCGGCCGCCGATTCGCCCGGCGCACCTGACGGGCATGCCGGGCGGCCCCTCACCTCCGCCCGGCCCCATCCGGGCCGGGACTCACCCGGCGTACATGCGGCCGATGTCGTCGGCGTACCTGGCCTGGATCACCCGGCGCTTCAGCTTGAGCGACGGGGTCAGCTCGGCGCTCTCCACGGTCCACTCCCCCGGGAGCAGCCGCCACTTCTTCACCTGCTGGACCCGGGCCAACCGGCGGTTGGCCTCCTCCACCGCCCGGCCGACCTCCGCGAGCACCTGCGGGTGCTCGGCGAGCGCGGCCGGATCGGCGGGGTCCGCACCGTTGGCCGCCGCCCACACGGCGGCGGCCTCCGGGTCCAGGGTCAGCAAGGCCACCGGGTAGGGGCGCCGGTCCCCATAGGCCAGCGCCTGCCCGATCAGCGGGTGCTCCTTCAGGCGGTTCTCGATCGCGGCCGGAGCGATGTTCTCGCCGCCTGAGGTGATGATGAGCTCCTTCTTGCGGTCCACGACGTAGACGAAACCGTC
This window contains:
- a CDS encoding alpha/beta fold hydrolase encodes the protein MISTREWRLPGGPNGSGHLSARAWVAAEGEPDWLAVLVHGYGEHIGRYEHVARHLCGHGAAVYGLDHRGHGRSSGERVLIDDFAGVVEDVHRVITQARTAYHSLPLVLVGHSLGGMIAARYAQAHPGEVAALALSGPVLGRWHVAEELLAQEEIPSTPIDPDALSRDPQVGADYVGDDLVWHGPFKRTTLQAIDTELKRITADGSIGAIPLLWLHGSDDGIVPMAGTRGGIDALAGDDVTTRIISGARHEVFNETDREETLDEVARFGRRFARRT